The DNA region GGAGTGCTGCAGTGCTCACTCCCGGGTTTTCGGTGACCCATTCAGAGGCACGGCATCGCAGGAGCTAACGCTGCTCGGTGTAGCGCGCCAAAGAAAAACCGAAGCCGCGTGTGACCGCTATCGGCGGTCAGTCGTAGTTAGTTTAGTTGTCGCGGCGGAGCGCGATGAGCGCAGCGCCGAGGAGCGCGATGAGACCAACAGCAACGCCGAAGCCGGGCGTGCTGGTAGACGTCGTCGTGGACGTCGACGTCGTGCCGCTGGACGTCGTCGTCGTGGACGTCGTCGTGGACGTCGTCGTGGACGTCGTCGTGGACGTCGTCGTGGACGTCGTGGTCGTGCTCGTGCTCGTGCCAGCGTCTTCAACTACCATACCGTCAACGTCGTCAACGTCCTCGGAGAGGGCGTTGATGGAGACGGTGAAGTTGGTGCCGACCTGCGTGTCGCTGAAGTCGAAGTCGCCGGCGAAGGTGCCGTCAGCGGTCGCGTTGACGGAGGAGTCCGTCTTGATGAACGGGTTCTGGTCAGAGTCCGACTGCGCGCGGATCGTGAACTCGTTGCCAGGCGCCCAGTTCGTCGTACCGCTGATGGTCTGGTTCGCTGCGGGCTCGACAACGATCGTGTCGTTGTCGTTCGTGTCGAAGGACGTGTCAGCGTCTTCGACGCTGAAGTCCGTGTTAACGTGCTTGAGCTTCTTGGAGATCTTGCTCTCCTTCGGGATCGTGACGTTAACTTCGTACTCGTCTTCAACTTCGACGTCGTTGCCACCGTCGAACGTCTCAGCGGTGGACGGTTTGAACGCGACGAAGAGCGAGTTGTTCTTCTGGTCAACGACGGTGTTCGCAGTAGCCGTGACGTTGATGACCTTGTTAGGCGCGTTCGGAGCGGGGTTCGTCTGCGTGACGTTGATGACGAACTCGCTGTTCGTCACGTCAAGCTCGCTGCCACCGTTGGAAGTTGCCTGAAGGTCCTGAAGGTCCTTGCTTTCGAGCGCGCCGAAGAAGCCGCTACCTTCGATCTGAAGGACGACGAGGTCGCTCGTGGATTCGTCCTCAACCTTCGTGATGGAGGAGTCCTCGACGAGCGTCTCGTTGTCGATCGCCGAGTAGACGTCGGCCTTCTCGTCGAGCGTGGTGTCGCTCGCAGTCGTCCACGTCGTGACACCCGTCAGGGAGCTGGACTGGACGAACAGGGAGCCGAGTGCGTCGGGCGAGTCGAACGTGTTGTTGTAGTCGTCGATGTCGTTAGCGTCGGTGCTCGTGTTGGTAGTGACGCCAATGTCGTAGCCGTCACTGCTGGTCGCGAGGAGACCATCGAGGTCGCCCTCCTCGTAGACGTTCGAGAGCTTGTCGTCGCTCGTGACGGAAAGGACGTCGCCACCGCTGGTGGACAGGTTCTGCGGGTCGTCACCAGCGTTGTAGGTGTTGAACTGGACGTACACCTTGCCGTCATCGTTGTCGTCGACGATCGTACCGGCGATCTTGTAGTTCGCGTCATCGGAACCGACCGAGACGTGAGCGGTGTCCGTATTCTGCAGGTTGACCGTGATGTTCGCGACGTCACCCTGACCGACCGTGTAGGTGCTCGGGCTGAGGCTGACCTTCTCGTCGCCAGCTTTCTTCACGTTGAGCGTGTCCATGTCCTCAGCGGACGTGTCGGTCACGTCGAACGTGAAGTTGTGTTCGCCCGTCGGCGTCTTCGGGCTGGAGTCCTGCGCGTTCAGCGTGTAGGAGACGTCGTTGCTACCGGAGATGACGAGGATGTCATCGCTGGAGTACTGGTCCTCGGTGACGTCCGAGTACGCGCTGCTCGGGAAGAGGTTTTCGAGGTCAGTGTAGTCCATTCCGCTCGCGGAGACGTTAACCGCGTAGTCACCGCGGTTGGAGTCGAGATCGAGGTCGACCGTCTCTCCACGCGTGACGTTGTCGCTGTCGAAGGACGCGGAGAAGGACTGGGTTGCGACCTCCCAGGTCGTGGCACCAGCGTTACTGAAGGTGGAGCCAGCGCTCCCGCCCGAGATCTGGACGTATTCGCCGTTAGGAGCTTCGATGACGTAGTCACCGTCGAGTTCGGACGTGCCAAGGACGTAGACACCGTCGTCACCCGTGGTGAACTGGGTCGCCAGGCCGCCGACGACCTCGTCGCCAGCGTCGTAGCTACGAACCTCGTAGGTGGCGTCAGCCTGACCGCTGAAGTAGAGGTCCTGGCCCTGCCAGAACGTCGTGTTCGTGTCGAGCTTGTCGTCGAACTCGTAGTCGCCCTGGTTCGGCGCGTTGACCGAGATGGAGCCGAGCTGAGCGTTGTTCACGTCGTCACCGTTCTGGTCGGTGATGTCAGCCGTGATAGCAACGTTCGTGTCAGTGTTCACGTTGGGGTACTGAATCGTGGCACCCTCAACGGTGATGTCGGCGTCGACGTTGGAGCTAGAAGGCTGAACCTCGAAAGCGATGTCGCCATTGTTGGTGACGAAGCCGCTCTTGGAGGTGCCAATGCTGGAGGCGATGTTATTCACGCTCGTGAACTCAGCACCGTTGCTGAGCGAAAGCGTGACGTTAACCGTGCCACCGCTATTGGCGCTGTTCAGATTCGGTGCTGTGAATGCGATATCGTGCGTCACCGACGCTCCAGAGTTAACGGGAGCAGACGGGCTGATGTTGACATCCGTCGGAGAGTTCGCAGCAGCGGCGCCACCGGAGAAGGCGACGACGCCCGCGAAGACGGACACAACCATCAGCGCGGTGAGGAACACCGCACGCGTTTTGGTATTAGTGTCGTTTGTCATTGTTGAGTTCTGGTTCGACGTCCACGTTGGTCGCGCTCGACCGCACGAGCGATACTGAACGCTTCAGTCATGGGTAGGGGTACATCACAATCAACAGTAGTCACGGGTAAATACTTTGTGCAGGGATTCGGCGCGAAACGCCCGAAATCGTGCGAAAGAGACCCACACGCGTGATTGGGTGTGAATCGGGTTCTGCGTCGGCCTCAGCGGGCCAGGAGACGCAATTACCGAGTTCGGTTGGCGAGTGATTTCGACGTCGAAGTTCCTGTAAGAATCGTCGGGGAGACGGGTTCTGTCGTCCGTGCGCGCACAGAACCCTGCGGGTTCGAGTCAGCGGTAGATGACGAGGTAGGTGATGATGAAGATGAGGGCGGCGACGCCGACGACGTTCTCTGGGGTGAAGGTCCAGTAGCCGGCGTAGTCCGCGCCGTAGACGACGACGGTGGCGTAGATGGTGGAGAGGACGAGGTTGAGGAGGAAGTGGACGCGGCGGTCGCCGGACTGAGCCATAGGGCGAGAATACGGGCAGGGAGAGTTAAAGCTACCTCCGGCTGGCGCGCGGGCTGTCACCGAGGTGTGGGGTGTGGCGCTCGCGGACGCGAACGGTGAGGGCGTGTTCGGTGGTGTCGTCGACGAGGAGGGCGTCGCCAGTGTCACGGGGGAGTCGGTGGAGGGCGGTTTCGTCGAGGGTGGCGGGGGCGATGTCGCGGAGTGCCTGGCGGTCGGCGCGACTGGAGAGGTGGTGGGCGAGGAGGAGGTCGGCTTGCGCGCCGGCGACAGGGGGGAGCGTGCTGGGGCGTTGGGTGGCGAGGACGAGGCTGACGCCGGGTGCGCGCCCGCGCGTGAGGAGGCTGTGGAGGGCGGGGGCGGCGGTGCCGCGAAAGGGGACGTGGGCTTCGTCGACGAGGAGCCAGGGGAGGCGGTCGAGGTCGGTGGTGACGGCGTGCTCGTAGAGGGCGCGGGCGAGTGCGCCGACGACGGCGTCGCGGGCGGCGGGGGCGAGGCGCGTGCAGTCGAGGACCGTCACGGCAGAACCGAGAACGTCACCGAGGGCGGCGTCGGCGTCGAAAATGTTCCAGTCGGCGGCGAGCGCGAGGTGGTTCCGTGCCGCGCGAACCCCGGGCGCGTCGGGTCTGTCGCGTGCGGCGAGGAACGACCGCATCTCGTGGAGCGAGTCGGCGTCGCTGGCGGCGCGCCAGACGAGCGAGCCTGCAGAGGAGTCGGTGTCGAGGCCGAGGAGTTCGGGCCACTGCGCGGGCGGGACGGCGCTCGCGGGAATCCGGGGTTCGATAGTGCGGGCGGAAACGCCGTCGGGGAGGCCGCAGAGCGCGCCGAGCGGGTCGACGACGACGCCGGTGACGTCGCTCGCGCGTGCGAGACCTTCAGCGATAACCCCGAGCGTGTGGGATTTCCCCGTGCCCCGTTTCCCGAGGACGAGCGCGGCGTGCGGTCGGTCGAGGTCCAGCCCGACGGGCGCGCCGGCGGAGCCGTCCCGCGCGAGGTAGTGGCCGAGCCGAACGCTCGGCCCGTGCTCGTCCGCGTGCCGTCCGATGACGTCCATAGCGGAGAGTCGCCGCGCGCTCTCGTTTGAACCTTCGTGCGAGCGTTCAAATACGAACGGGCGGCCAGTCCGGGTCATGGACCTCAGACTCAGCGAACTCCGCGGCGACGAGCGCGCCATCGAGGGTCTCCCCGTGCGGCTCGTGGTGGCGTTCGTCGTCGGCGTCGCCTGCCTCTCCGTGATGCTCAACCTCGTCTCGGGCGTGAACACGCTCGCGGCGAGCGAACTCGGCGCGCAGCCGACGCCCGACGTCGTCCACCCCGGGAGTCGGGAGCTCGACGTCCGCGCCGTCGACGCGAACGGCGACCCCGTCGCGGGCGTCACGGTCGTCCTCAAACCCGGGACCGCCCGCCTCGACGACGGCATCGCCGTCGCGAAGACGAACGAGAACGGCGTCGCGTCCCTCGATGTCACACCGCGACTCCGCGCGAACCAACAGGAGGGAACGCTCGACGTCACACTCAAGCCGCCGAGCGGCTCCTACACCGACAACCGACAGAACACGGGCGTGCTCGTCGTCGAGGGGTAGGTCACTCCACTCCTCGTGGAGGCGTTCGACTCGCTCCCGAACCCGGTCGAGGACGGTGAACAACACGTCGAGATAATGTGGGTCGAGCGGCGACGGTTCGGCGTCGCCGGCATCGGGCGGCGGATGGAAATGCGTGCGCGGTGCGGTCGTCTTCGGATGCCGGTCCCACCGACACTGGAAGCGACCGTCGTCGTCTCGCTCTTCGACGTAGTGAACGGAGTAGTCGCCGGCGTCGAACCAGCGAATGTCGAGCCGGGCGGCCGTGACGGAGGTCGAATACGCACCAGCAGTGAGCGAAACGCGGAGAACACGGGGGGAAAGATTCGACGGGTCGAACGCCCAGTCGTCGACGAGTGGGTGAGTCGCGGCGCGCTGGGCGAGCGTCTGGAGTGTCGGGACGTCGAGGCGGCCCTCGGGGAGGGCGTCGGTGTCGTCGGACATCCGGGGTCGCTATGCGGACGCCGATTCGCCGGTTCGGCCGTCGGCGTCCCGCTCGGCCCGATGAATCGCTTGCTGGAGGATTTCGAGGTGGTCGCGGACGCTCCGCCAGCGAGTCAACGCGTCCCACCGGTCGTGAACGTCTTCGTGGTCGATATCCTCGAATGTCGCCGGCGAAATTGCGTCGGGGCTCGGGGCGTCGAAGCGGTCTTGGAACGACTGGTCTTCCGCAAGTAGCGCATCGACTTCCTCACGGAGGTCTGCCGTGGAGTGTTCGCGTGCGAGCGTTTCGATGCGTTTCCAGCGGAAGTAGGAGTCGTTACGCCGGTATTCGGCGGGACGAGTACCGCGGCGTTCGGCGATTCCCATTTCGACGAGCTGCGTCAACGCCGAGCGCGCACCGTCCGTCGAGCAGTCGGCGCGCTCGCCGATCGTTTTCGCGCTCGCGAAGTCGGTCGTTCCGGTGACGACGTCGTACGCTGGAACGTGGTTCGATTCGCGTCCCACCGCGCCCGCGCACCGTCACCCGTCTCTGTCCCGTCACTCATACGCGGATAGTCGGCGGCTATGTCGATATATCGTTCTCCCGGTCGTAAGATATCTGCTTAGAGCGCGAGTCGTCGAGGGGCGTCAGTCCCAGTCGATCCAGTCGTGCTCCCAGCCGGGGCGTTTCTCCATGGCGCGTTCGGCGTGCTCGACGTCCTCGCGGTGGGTTCGGTTGCGGATCGGGACGCCGGTTTGTTCGCCGTCGACGAGGAGCGGGGCGAAGGTGGCGGGGCCGCGGTCGTCCACTCGCGTGCCCGCGCGGTCGTAGACTGCGAGCGTCTGCTCGCCCGCCCCGTCTCCGGTCGGGAGGACGAGTCGGCCGTCGTCGGTGAGCTGGCGGCGGAGGCGGTCGGGCGGGGCGACGGCGGCGGCTTCGACGAGGATGCGGTCGAAGGGCGCGTAGGCGTCGAGGCCCTCCGCGCCGTCACCCTGGTCGACGAGGACGCCGCCGTACCCGGCCGTATCGAGGTTGGTTCGGGCGTCGTAGACGAGTCGGCGAGAGATATCGATTGCGTGTACGTGTCTCGGGCTCGTGAGTTCCGCGGCGACGGCGGCGGTGTAGCCGACGCCCGCGCCGACGACGAGCACCGAGTCGTCCTCGCGGACGTCGAGCGCCTCGAAGAGCCGCCCGACCGTCGCCGGGGACAGCACGCGCGTTCCCTGGTGTTCGAAGGAGCGGTCCGCGTACGCGCGGTGCGGGACGTCCGTCTCG from Halocalculus aciditolerans includes:
- a CDS encoding DUF7827 domain-containing protein, whose protein sequence is MNTDTNVAITADITDQNGDDVNNAQLGSISVNAPNQGDYEFDDKLDTNTTFWQGQDLYFSGQADATYEVRSYDAGDEVVGGLATQFTTGDDGVYVLGTSELDGDYVIEAPNGEYVQISGGSAGSTFSNAGATTWEVATQSFSASFDSDNVTRGETVDLDLDSNRGDYAVNVSASGMDYTDLENLFPSSAYSDVTEDQYSSDDILVISGSNDVSYTLNAQDSSPKTPTGEHNFTFDVTDTSAEDMDTLNVKKAGDEKVSLSPSTYTVGQGDVANITVNLQNTDTAHVSVGSDDANYKIAGTIVDDNDDGKVYVQFNTYNAGDDPQNLSTSGGDVLSVTSDDKLSNVYEEGDLDGLLATSSDGYDIGVTTNTSTDANDIDDYNNTFDSPDALGSLFVQSSSLTGVTTWTTASDTTLDEKADVYSAIDNETLVEDSSITKVEDESTSDLVVLQIEGSGFFGALESKDLQDLQATSNGGSELDVTNSEFVINVTQTNPAPNAPNKVINVTATANTVVDQKNNSLFVAFKPSTAETFDGGNDVEVEDEYEVNVTIPKESKISKKLKHVNTDFSVEDADTSFDTNDNDTIVVEPAANQTISGTTNWAPGNEFTIRAQSDSDQNPFIKTDSSVNATADGTFAGDFDFSDTQVGTNFTVSINALSEDVDDVDGMVVEDAGTSTSTTTTSTTTSTTTSTTTSTTTSTTTTSSGTTSTSTTTSTSTPGFGVAVGLIALLGAALIALRRDN
- a CDS encoding ATP-binding protein, with translation MDVIGRHADEHGPSVRLGHYLARDGSAGAPVGLDLDRPHAALVLGKRGTGKSHTLGVIAEGLARASDVTGVVVDPLGALCGLPDGVSARTIEPRIPASAVPPAQWPELLGLDTDSSAGSLVWRAASDADSLHEMRSFLAARDRPDAPGVRAARNHLALAADWNIFDADAALGDVLGSAVTVLDCTRLAPAARDAVVGALARALYEHAVTTDLDRLPWLLVDEAHVPFRGTAAPALHSLLTRGRAPGVSLVLATQRPSTLPPVAGAQADLLLAHHLSSRADRQALRDIAPATLDETALHRLPRDTGDALLVDDTTEHALTVRVRERHTPHLGDSPRASRR
- a CDS encoding DUF7382 domain-containing protein; its protein translation is MDLRLSELRGDERAIEGLPVRLVVAFVVGVACLSVMLNLVSGVNTLAASELGAQPTPDVVHPGSRELDVRAVDANGDPVAGVTVVLKPGTARLDDGIAVAKTNENGVASLDVTPRLRANQQEGTLDVTLKPPSGSYTDNRQNTGVLVVEG
- a CDS encoding DUF7342 family protein, whose product is MGRESNHVPAYDVVTGTTDFASAKTIGERADCSTDGARSALTQLVEMGIAERRGTRPAEYRRNDSYFRWKRIETLAREHSTADLREEVDALLAEDQSFQDRFDAPSPDAISPATFEDIDHEDVHDRWDALTRWRSVRDHLEILQQAIHRAERDADGRTGESASA
- a CDS encoding protein-L-isoaspartate O-methyltransferase family protein, which produces MEYAAVREDMVASLEHDTKRVVRSRTLGDAMRSVPRHEFVETDVPHRAYADRSFEHQGTRVLSPATVGRLFEALDVREDDSVLVVGAGVGYTAAVAAELTSPRHVHAIDISRRLVYDARTNLDTAGYGGVLVDQGDGAEGLDAYAPFDRILVEAAAVAPPDRLRRQLTDDGRLVLPTGDGAGEQTLAVYDRAGTRVDDRGPATFAPLLVDGEQTGVPIRNRTHREDVEHAERAMEKRPGWEHDWIDWD